Proteins encoded together in one Papaver somniferum cultivar HN1 unplaced genomic scaffold, ASM357369v1 unplaced-scaffold_21, whole genome shotgun sequence window:
- the LOC113339339 gene encoding cytochrome P450 71D8-like, whose translation MDIQFPYILVLFASLLFLFIVVNGKRSSKLPPGPWKLPVIGNLHNMLGLVPHRSLGNLSKKYGPLMQLQLGEVPILVVSSASVAKQIMKTHDLSFADRPEIYAAKVMLYDCSNVVFSRYGDYWREMRKIFILQVLSAKHVPLFRPLREEEVSNTIRSISSQAGEPINLSKRITSLFNTITLRAAFGDNCKVNEEIISMMRESITLISGLEDLFPSLKLIHHIGGTKSKLLGFHQEVDKFLEGVIQEHKKSRMTRTKNDDNANIDEEDLVDVLLRVQESGELSLTTENIKALVWEIIGAGTDTLAVAVLWAMSELLRNRRAMEKVQTEVRRVFDGKKQIEKTDVKKLEYLNLVIKETLRLHPPAPLTLRESRESCEIDGYEIPAKTKVIINLWAIGMDPDYWSDPDTFQPERFASNSVDYKGNSFEYIPFGAGRRMCPGISFAMANVELTLVHLLYHFDWKIPNEEKPEDLDMSELFGISVDRKIDLVLIPIPFISPNCGI comes from the exons ATGGATATCCAGTTTCCGTACATTTTGGTTCTTTTTGCTTCCCTTCTCTTTTTGTTCATAGTGGTGAATGGAAAAAGATCATCAAAATTGCCTCCAGGTCCATGGAAGCTACCTGTTATCGGTAATTTACATAACATGTTAGGCCTAGTACCACATCGTTCGCTAGGGAATTTATCCAAGAAATATGGACCATTGATGCAATTACAGCTCGGTGAAGTTCCTATACTTGTTGTATCGTCAGCAAGTGTTGCCAAACAGATTATGAAGACCCACGACTTGAGTTTTGCAGACAGACCGGAAATTTACGCTGCAAAAGTTATGTTATACGATTGTAGTAATGTTGTCTTCTCTCGCTATGGAGATTATTGGAGAGAGATGCGtaagattttcatcttgcaagtcTTAAGTGCTAAACATGTCCCATTGTTCCGACCACTACGAGAAGAGGAGGTATCGAATACAATTAGAAGCATATCTTCGCAAGCTGGTGAACCTATCAACCTCAGTAAACGAATTACTTCCTTATTCAATACCATCACTTTAAGAGCAGCATTCGGAGATAACTGCAAAGTAAACGAAGAAATCATTTCAATGATGCGTGAATCAATTACTTTGATAAGTGGGTTGGAAGATTTGTTCCCATCTCTAAAACTAATACATCATATAGGTGGAACCAAATCGAAGTTACTGGGATTTCATCAGGAGGTCGATAAGTTTTTAGAGGGAGTTATCCAGGAACACAAAAAAAGTAGGATGACTCGAACTAAAAATGACGATAATGCTAATATAGATGAAGAGGATTTAGTAGATGTGCTTCTTCGGGTCCAGGAGAGCGGCGAATTGTCTTTGACAACAGAAAATATCAAAGCGCTCGTTTGG GAAATTATAGGTGCAGGAACAGATACTTTAGCTGTTGCAGTACTATGGGCAATGTCAGAGTTGCTGAGAAACAGAAGAGCAATGGAGAAAGTGCAAACTGAGGTAAGACGGGTCTTTGATGGGAAGAAGCAAATTGAAAAAACGGACGTTAAGAAACTAGAATACTTAAATCTAGTTATCAAAGAAACTCTAAGGCTACACCCTCCTGCTCCACTCACATTAAGAGAAAGTAGAGAGAGTTGCGAGATTGATGGATATGAAATACCGGCAAAAACAAAAGTGATTATCAACTTGTGGGCTATCGGAATGGATCCAGATTATTGGAGTGACCCTGACACATTTCAACCCGAGAGGTTTGCAAGTAATTCAGTTGATTATAAGGGAAATAGTTTCGAATATATTCCATTTGGAGCTGGAAGAAGGATGTGTCCGGGGATATCATTTGCCATGGCCAATGTTGAGCTAACACTTGTTCATTTATTGTATCATTTTGATTGGAAAATCCCCAATGAAGAAAAACCTGAAGATCTCGACATGTCAGAGCTCTTTGGAATATCAGTTGATAGAAAAATTGATTTGGTTCTGATTCCCATCCCTTTCATTTCTCCAAATTGTGGAATTTAA
- the LOC113339689 gene encoding mitochondrial adenine nucleotide transporter ADNT1-like produces the protein MKKISALIVTATALSPLRRLEILFQVQNSRNIQYKDVAQGLKHMRRTDGFRGSYKGNGAYIAEAMSYSAVYLVVHYSLARIIGLDYQQPGKENAKPPILLTRGIHSCTVMIATAAAYPMDMAQGRLSVQTGKSPYQYRGIYHALTTIAREEGPRALYKGFLPYSIGQVVYTGLNFAVYEFTSLSIAKAVLSRFHELKSKGINPDVNEEVTTAIKKKLPYFRILSFAVCHTFAYPFNVIHQRMQMEGWKNSSSIIASCYGSSNNIAAATEFTGMCDAFKKTIRNNGFKALYKGSVPYLLLKVFPASLFACHTPGADGKWT, from the exons atgaagaaaattTCTGCATTGATAGT GACTGCCACTGCTCTTTCTCCTTTAAGACGCTTAGAGATATTGTTTCAG GTTCAAAACTCTCGGAATATACAGTACAAGGATGTAGCTCAAGGCTTGAAACATATGAGGAGAACTGATGGTTTTCGAGGATCATATAAGGGAAATGGTGCTTATATTGCCGAGGCCATGTCATATTCTGCAGTCTATCTTGTTGTTCATTATTCACTAGCAAG GATTATAGGGCTCGATTATCAGCAACCAGGTAAAG AAAATGCAAAGCCTCCTATTTTGTTAACCCGTGGAATTCATTCATGCACTGTGATGATTGCAACGGCAGCAGCTTATCCCATGGACATGGCACAAGGAAGGCTCTCTGTTCAG ACAGGAAAATCACCATATCAATATAGAGGAATCTATCATGCTCTAACAACAATTGCCCGAGAAGAAGGCCCACGAGCTTTATATAAAGGATTTCTTCCTTATTCGATCGgacaa gtggtgtACACTGGCCTCAACTTCGCTGTCTATGAATTTACAAGTTTAAGCATAGCAAAGGCCGTGCTATCGAGATTTCATGAATTGAAGTCCAAGGGCATAAATCCTGACGTGAATGAAGAGGTCACGACGGCCATAAAGAAAAAACTTCCATATTTTCGGATATTATCATTTGCCGTATGCCATACCTTTGCTTATCCTTTCAATGTTATTCATCAAAGAATGCAGATGGAGGGTTGGAAAAATTCTTCATCGATTATTGCATCTTGTTACGGTAGTAGTAATAACATTGCAGCAGCAACTGAGTTTACAGGGATGTGTGATGCATTCAAGAAAACCATTAGAAATAATGGTTTTAAAGCACTGTACAAGGGTTCGGTTCCGTATCTTCTGCTGAAG GTATTTCCAGCTTCACTTTTTGCATGTCATACACCGGGGGCTGATGGAAAGTGGACTTGA